From the genome of Parazoarcus communis, one region includes:
- a CDS encoding c-type cytochrome: MSHTNARPFLASACCLLVLGGLSLPSFGAADAVAADKLVAQLQRSPADLQAAQAEGRKSSAFCANCHGETGISRYPEVPNLAAQHPDYLLRQIDAFLTGKRKNEFMQGLMKVLSERDKAAIVLFYAAAPVQAATAPGPRAAEGEAHFAKLCARCHRDDARGGDTFPRLAGQQREYVRLSLTRYLTQSGERFYAPMTAAVTQLGRDNIDAVADYLSGLK; this comes from the coding sequence ATGTCTCATACGAATGCCAGGCCGTTTCTGGCCTCGGCCTGCTGCCTGCTTGTGCTCGGCGGGCTGTCGCTACCGTCGTTCGGCGCGGCAGATGCGGTTGCGGCAGACAAGCTGGTCGCACAACTGCAACGCAGCCCGGCCGATCTGCAGGCGGCGCAGGCCGAGGGCAGAAAGTCCTCGGCTTTCTGCGCAAACTGCCACGGCGAGACGGGCATCAGTCGCTATCCCGAAGTCCCCAACCTGGCTGCTCAGCATCCCGACTATCTGCTCAGGCAGATCGATGCCTTTCTGACCGGCAAGCGCAAGAATGAGTTCATGCAGGGGCTGATGAAGGTGCTCAGCGAACGCGACAAGGCAGCCATCGTGCTTTTTTATGCGGCCGCTCCGGTGCAGGCCGCGACTGCGCCCGGCCCCCGTGCCGCGGAGGGTGAGGCGCACTTTGCCAAGCTGTGCGCGCGCTGCCACCGCGACGATGCACGCGGGGGCGACACGTTTCCCCGTCTGGCCGGGCAGCAGCGCGAATATGTCCGCCTCAGTCTGACGCGCTATCTGACGCAGTCGGGAGAACGTTTCTATGCGCCGATGACGGCAGCCGTCACCCAGCTCGGCAGGGACAACATCGACGCCGTCGCCGACTACCTCTCCGGGCTGAAGTAG
- a CDS encoding TonB-dependent receptor plug domain-containing protein, whose product MNQDAAQKLTQDRRLRSLVLALAIGFASHGSGVSAAVADELELAELSLDDLLRIEVVGATRYAQPLADTPASVTVIGADELRNQGYRNLGEALSTVPGVFTSSDQNYTYLGVRGFNRSGDYNSRVLLVTDGARRNDALFDQALIGNESPVEIDWIKRLEFVSGPSSAVYGGNALFGIINLVMLDGGDVNGTRVSVDAGSGQSRRVGVVAGQRMEGGGDWFLGFAAYGAEGKDRYYQEYDSGLSDGWARGLDGEHYRKVYGKLRLGNWRLLGSFATREKAMPGAPYGTVFGEPGSEILDRSSLIELSHDDTLSTGWRQHFSVFSGAYLYRGDYRYVGGVANRDEAVADWSGLNYRLNGTAGEDHRWMLGTEAQWNTTLKQRNFDRDPYTEVLNTNSPSSTFGVFVQDEWRFRPQWLLNLSLRHDKHSDYAAIVSPRLALIYQPDRDLTLRAAYMHSYRPPNAYERYYADGVLQKANTDLDPEWIRSVELAADVRLGRSGRAGVSIYRNDIYDMIAEQLDANDGMWAYANLPRVRVHGVEVDAEHSWSGGYVLRGSLAWQGSRLNEGGSLKNSPALLGKVVFSMPLDLRWKLSGQWLGMTSRQSKADRVSGHGVLNVVLSSAPFAGWGEWSVGIYNLTDQRYTDPASSAFVQDSIDQDRRQIRVRWQVAL is encoded by the coding sequence ATGAATCAAGATGCCGCACAGAAACTGACGCAGGACCGGCGGCTACGATCGCTTGTTCTCGCCCTTGCAATCGGATTCGCGTCCCATGGCAGTGGCGTGTCTGCCGCAGTGGCTGATGAGCTCGAGCTCGCCGAGCTGTCACTCGACGACCTGCTGCGAATTGAAGTCGTGGGTGCGACGCGCTACGCGCAGCCCCTGGCCGACACCCCCGCCTCGGTCACGGTCATTGGCGCTGACGAGCTGCGGAACCAGGGCTATCGCAATCTCGGTGAGGCGCTTTCCACCGTGCCCGGCGTGTTTACGTCCAGCGATCAGAACTATACGTACCTCGGCGTCAGGGGCTTCAACCGCTCCGGCGATTACAACTCCCGCGTGCTGCTGGTCACCGACGGCGCCCGGCGCAACGACGCACTTTTCGATCAGGCCCTGATCGGCAATGAGTCTCCGGTCGAGATCGACTGGATCAAGCGCCTTGAGTTCGTGTCCGGCCCGTCCTCGGCGGTCTATGGCGGCAACGCGCTGTTCGGGATCATCAACCTGGTGATGCTCGACGGTGGCGATGTCAATGGCACGCGAGTCAGTGTCGATGCGGGCAGCGGGCAGAGCCGGCGCGTCGGCGTGGTCGCCGGCCAGCGCATGGAGGGCGGGGGCGACTGGTTCCTTGGCTTCGCCGCCTACGGTGCCGAGGGCAAGGACCGCTACTACCAGGAATACGACAGCGGCCTGAGTGACGGCTGGGCGCGCGGCCTCGACGGTGAGCACTACCGCAAGGTCTATGGCAAGTTGAGGCTTGGCAACTGGCGTCTGCTGGGCAGCTTCGCGACGCGTGAAAAGGCGATGCCGGGCGCGCCATATGGCACGGTTTTCGGCGAACCCGGCAGCGAGATCCTCGACCGCAGTTCGCTGATTGAGCTGTCCCACGATGACACCCTGAGCACCGGGTGGCGGCAGCATTTTTCGGTCTTCAGCGGTGCCTACCTTTACCGGGGGGACTACCGCTATGTGGGCGGGGTTGCCAATCGCGACGAGGCTGTCGCCGACTGGAGCGGACTGAACTACCGGCTGAACGGAACCGCAGGTGAAGATCACCGCTGGATGCTGGGTACCGAAGCGCAGTGGAACACCACCCTGAAACAGCGCAATTTCGATCGGGATCCCTACACAGAGGTCCTGAACACCAACAGCCCGTCGAGCACGTTCGGTGTGTTCGTGCAGGACGAGTGGCGTTTCCGCCCGCAGTGGCTGCTCAATCTGAGTCTGCGTCACGACAAGCACAGCGACTACGCCGCAATCGTTTCGCCCCGGCTTGCGCTGATCTACCAGCCCGACCGGGATCTGACCCTGAGAGCGGCCTACATGCATTCGTATCGGCCGCCCAATGCCTACGAACGCTACTATGCCGACGGGGTGTTGCAGAAGGCAAATACGGATCTCGATCCCGAGTGGATCCGCAGCGTCGAGCTCGCGGCCGATGTTCGTCTCGGTCGCAGCGGCCGGGCCGGGGTCAGCATCTACCGCAACGACATCTACGACATGATTGCCGAGCAGCTCGACGCGAACGACGGAATGTGGGCCTATGCCAATCTGCCGCGAGTACGGGTTCATGGCGTCGAAGTCGATGCCGAACACAGCTGGTCGGGCGGGTATGTGCTCCGCGGCAGCCTCGCATGGCAAGGTTCGCGCCTGAACGAGGGCGGCAGCCTGAAAAACTCGCCGGCCCTGCTCGGGAAGGTGGTGTTCTCGATGCCGCTGGATCTGCGCTGGAAGCTGTCCGGCCAGTGGCTGGGCATGACGTCCCGCCAGTCGAAAGCGGATCGGGTTTCCGGTCACGGCGTGCTCAACGTCGTGCTGTCGTCGGCCCCGTTTGCCGGTTGGGGCGAGTGGAGCGTCGGCATCTACAACCTCACGGATCAGCGCTACACCGACCCGGCCTCGTCTGCCTTCGTGCAGGACAGCATCGACCAGGACCGGCGGCAGATTCGCGTGCGCTGGCAGGTGGCGCTGTGA
- a CDS encoding YfiR family protein: protein MSLSAMRCLVLVCAAVLAFAVALPGHAIAQHRAPEPDLKAAILINMLLFIDWPVTGAQSDKALSVCYFRDSPVADALVVLDGRMIRNRLLSVKQVDASALGRCHAAYLAPGDNALLSHMRGDVLPGGVLLAGDTPGYLDRGVMINLELAAGKVAFDVDLSALRRSGLSLSSKALRLARSVRE, encoded by the coding sequence GTGAGCCTGTCTGCGATGCGTTGTCTCGTTCTGGTCTGCGCCGCCGTGCTGGCGTTCGCGGTCGCGCTGCCCGGCCATGCGATTGCTCAGCATCGGGCGCCCGAGCCCGACCTCAAGGCGGCCATCCTGATCAACATGCTGCTGTTCATCGACTGGCCAGTGACCGGCGCGCAGTCGGACAAAGCCCTGTCGGTGTGCTACTTCAGGGACAGTCCGGTTGCGGACGCGCTGGTCGTGCTCGATGGCAGGATGATCCGCAACAGGCTGCTCAGCGTGAAGCAGGTCGATGCCAGTGCGCTCGGCCGTTGTCATGCAGCCTATCTTGCGCCGGGCGACAATGCGCTGCTGAGCCACATGCGCGGCGACGTACTGCCCGGCGGCGTGCTGCTTGCCGGTGACACGCCGGGCTACCTTGACCGTGGAGTCATGATCAACCTCGAGCTGGCCGCGGGGAAAGTCGCCTTCGATGTCGACCTGTCTGCACTGCGCCGCTCCGGGCTGAGCCTGAGCTCGAAGGCGCTGCGTCTTGCGCGTTCGGTGAGGGAGTAG
- a CDS encoding putative bifunctional diguanylate cyclase/phosphodiesterase: MPFAHRIPRAHRLSFLSTGLALLIAFVLLIVHQYFVGRQVLLDDLATEAAIIAENSNAAVVFNDAGAAGEIIAAIRLTPRILSGALYRADNSFLASWPENDPAFPPSLEPDIDGDWLGANALPSETTLGLMGGVMRESVRVEDGTVGTLILNVDFSSLYWRLLEYAGGVLGIASVALSLAYRLTSRLRKQVSSTERRLERLALYDHVTSLPNRRLFEQELRKAVGRVGRDANSAALLFLDVDDFKKVNDSFGHEVGDQVLCMIGQRLLHTVRNGDVVARIGGDEFAVVLFDIGGPDNAAMVARNLIAAIGKPFSTEPTPTHIGLSVGIAMMPVDGDDPAALLRHADMAMYVAKAQGKNRFQFFSEAIDGKVRQDLRLESALRQALENNGTGLWVAYQPKLCAKTRAVVGVEALTRWRMPDGQVVSPGEFIPVAERTGLISALGDCMLERVCTDLGVLRGAGFEFPTVAVNVSSHQLLQGEALVEHFCDTIAAHGESVCRFEVELTESALTDARGATVLEAFRVAGFKLSIDDFGTGYSSLGYLKRFDVSTLKIDQGFVRDLPADQEGAAIVIAVIQMAHALGIDVVAEGVETEAQADFLRANGCDVLQGYLLGVPMPVSELAEYLHKHRTLAKRVLAGHPI, translated from the coding sequence ATGCCCTTCGCACACCGCATTCCGCGCGCTCACCGCCTGAGTTTCCTGTCGACCGGCCTGGCACTGCTCATTGCCTTCGTCCTGCTGATCGTTCATCAGTATTTCGTCGGGCGCCAGGTCCTGCTTGACGACCTCGCGACCGAAGCGGCGATCATCGCCGAGAACAGCAACGCTGCGGTGGTGTTCAATGATGCCGGCGCAGCGGGCGAGATCATTGCGGCCATCCGCCTGACGCCGCGCATCCTGTCGGGGGCACTGTACCGTGCCGACAACAGTTTTCTGGCCTCGTGGCCGGAGAATGATCCTGCGTTTCCGCCCTCGCTGGAGCCGGACATCGACGGCGACTGGCTCGGCGCCAATGCGTTGCCGAGCGAAACCACGCTGGGTCTGATGGGTGGGGTGATGCGCGAATCGGTTCGGGTGGAGGATGGCACCGTCGGCACCCTGATCCTGAATGTGGATTTCAGCTCCCTGTACTGGCGCCTGCTCGAATATGCGGGCGGTGTGCTCGGTATTGCATCGGTGGCGCTGAGCCTCGCCTATCGTCTCACCAGCAGGTTGCGCAAGCAGGTGTCCAGCACTGAACGACGCCTGGAGCGCCTCGCCCTGTACGACCATGTCACCAGCCTGCCCAACCGGCGCCTGTTCGAACAGGAGTTGCGCAAGGCTGTTGGCCGTGTCGGGCGCGACGCGAATTCGGCTGCGCTGCTTTTCCTGGATGTCGATGACTTCAAGAAGGTCAACGACTCTTTCGGCCACGAGGTCGGTGATCAGGTGCTGTGCATGATCGGGCAGCGCCTGTTGCACACCGTGCGCAACGGCGATGTCGTTGCGCGCATTGGCGGGGACGAGTTTGCCGTGGTGCTGTTCGATATCGGTGGCCCGGACAATGCGGCAATGGTGGCCCGTAACCTGATTGCGGCGATCGGCAAGCCGTTTTCGACCGAGCCCACGCCGACCCATATCGGGCTCAGTGTGGGCATCGCCATGATGCCGGTCGATGGCGACGATCCGGCTGCCTTGCTGCGCCACGCCGACATGGCGATGTATGTCGCCAAGGCACAGGGCAAGAACCGCTTCCAGTTCTTTTCCGAGGCGATTGACGGCAAGGTGCGCCAGGACCTCAGGCTCGAGTCCGCCTTGCGTCAGGCGCTCGAAAACAATGGCACTGGCCTCTGGGTCGCCTATCAGCCCAAGTTGTGCGCGAAAACGCGAGCGGTGGTCGGTGTGGAGGCGCTGACGCGCTGGCGCATGCCGGATGGTCAGGTGGTTTCGCCGGGCGAGTTCATTCCGGTGGCGGAACGCACGGGCCTGATCTCCGCGCTCGGCGACTGCATGCTGGAACGGGTCTGCACGGATCTCGGCGTTCTGAGAGGCGCCGGTTTCGAGTTCCCCACGGTCGCCGTCAACGTGTCCTCGCACCAGCTGCTTCAGGGCGAGGCCCTGGTTGAGCACTTCTGCGACACGATTGCCGCCCACGGCGAATCCGTGTGCAGGTTCGAGGTCGAGCTCACCGAAAGTGCATTGACCGATGCGCGTGGTGCCACGGTGCTCGAGGCGTTTCGCGTTGCCGGCTTCAAGCTGTCCATCGACGACTTCGGCACCGGCTACTCGTCGCTGGGTTATCTGAAGCGTTTCGATGTGAGTACGCTGAAGATCGACCAGGGCTTCGTGCGTGACCTGCCGGCGGACCAGGAGGGTGCGGCGATCGTCATCGCCGTCATCCAGATGGCGCATGCACTGGGCATTGACGTGGTGGCCGAGGGTGTCGAAACCGAGGCCCAGGCAGACTTCCTGCGTGCCAACGGATGCGACGTGCTGCAGGGCTATCTGCTAGGCGTACCGATGCCGGTGAGCGAACTTGCAGAGTATCTGCACAAGCACCGGACGCTTGCAAAGCGTGTGCTTGCGGGGCATCCGATCTGA
- a CDS encoding PAS domain-containing protein: MRVLASLKYVLSPRAVIGWAVLLVALFIYWASLLQSNEQQLLDAERQARLRAGQTAQALAAQVESMVLDIDHIARNMASAWISGDDERLRQAVVEASDALPEGALVQASVADGEGYMVFSNLGLPAEGESRVSIADRAHFKAHGSGIVPALYISHPVFGRVSQRWSVQFSRPVLTHGVFAGVVVISISPEYLAQSFRQIFPDPTDVVALLREDGAYLTRSHLLEEVLGKSVPDVRPFIGDLGAQQGSYDAVAAVDGVERFYAWQRVAAYPVVVSLGLDKGVAMGGIAEAVDAAVLHNLFGSALLLLAAAWITWLFAQKRRDFAHLNESGERFELALRGGDLGSWDWDLASGRIQGNARWAQMLGYDEDEAEHDLKSLSRLTHPDDWDAVQSALDAHFRGERDYYEADYRARHRDGHWVWVHSRGEIMARDKNGDPVRMVGTHLDITERKLAEARELDLRARLSKLVEQVPGMVYQYLERTDGTSCFPYVSPGVIDIYGISPAEVEVSAARVFAVIHPDDLLRVKASIRDSARQLSIWRCEYRVCTEDGKVRWLLGHSSPERTPEGHTLWHGYIQDVSEAHAAADALRHSEARLRLTVAAVRDGLWEWDLDSGEAQWDARCYSMAGYAEGAIESTHDAFMALVHPRDRARIKSSLSNQIRFRPDEVATEEFRVKKGSGDWLWIEWRGSVVEREHGVPKKMIGTITDVTQRVAANQFRRALLDQNAAAIVVSSPDRYVLYANERAHQIFAPPGEMLQGVELRTLHVDDASWQAMGGYVDTLRASGFARFEYPLRDADGKARWFDMHGTVLDQEQPDSEMLWTLVDITERKAAEAALITERTRLTALLERFPGGVLLEDSADRIVMVNQGLCELLSIPLPSSSLVGMTRQSLGERFPELDLRWLQLEEGAHVGLAHTIEIDAAGNQAFEVDWVTIMHGDERLGHVWLVRDITGRKLYERKLAALAATDPLTTLPNRRSFMAELERTVAEQQSVDDRPGALLMLDIDHFKRVNDTYGHPVGDRVLKHLADVITKVLRREDVAGRLGGEEFAVLLRGTTNETSFGLAERLRWAVCNAPLDCDDGLIQITISIGLAVFDGAPAESMLSRADQALYEAKEGGRNRVCMWSGGGRLLSAG; this comes from the coding sequence ATGAGGGTTCTCGCTTCGCTCAAGTACGTGCTGTCGCCACGCGCTGTCATCGGCTGGGCGGTGCTGCTTGTGGCCCTGTTCATCTACTGGGCTTCGCTGCTGCAATCGAACGAGCAGCAACTGCTCGATGCCGAGCGTCAGGCCCGCCTGCGCGCCGGCCAGACGGCACAGGCGCTGGCCGCACAGGTCGAGTCGATGGTGCTCGATATCGATCATATCGCGCGCAACATGGCGTCGGCGTGGATTTCGGGTGACGATGAGCGCTTGCGCCAAGCCGTTGTCGAGGCGAGCGACGCGCTTCCTGAAGGGGCGCTGGTTCAGGCCAGCGTGGCCGACGGCGAAGGCTACATGGTGTTCTCGAATCTCGGCCTGCCCGCTGAAGGTGAATCCCGGGTGTCCATCGCCGACCGCGCCCATTTCAAGGCGCACGGGTCCGGCATCGTGCCTGCGCTCTACATCAGTCACCCGGTCTTCGGTCGTGTGTCGCAGCGCTGGTCGGTGCAGTTCTCCCGGCCGGTCCTGACGCATGGCGTGTTTGCCGGCGTCGTCGTGATCTCGATCTCGCCGGAGTATCTCGCCCAGTCTTTCCGTCAGATCTTTCCCGATCCGACCGACGTGGTGGCGTTGCTGCGCGAAGACGGGGCCTATCTGACGCGTTCGCACCTGCTGGAAGAGGTGCTGGGCAAAAGCGTTCCCGACGTGCGGCCCTTTATCGGTGACCTCGGGGCGCAGCAGGGCAGTTACGATGCCGTTGCCGCCGTGGATGGCGTGGAGCGTTTCTACGCCTGGCAGCGCGTGGCAGCTTACCCGGTGGTCGTCAGCCTGGGGCTGGACAAAGGCGTGGCGATGGGTGGGATCGCGGAAGCCGTCGATGCGGCGGTCCTGCACAACCTGTTCGGTTCGGCGCTGCTCTTGCTGGCCGCGGCCTGGATTACCTGGCTGTTTGCGCAGAAGCGTCGCGACTTTGCACATCTGAACGAAAGCGGGGAGCGCTTTGAACTCGCTCTGCGCGGGGGAGACCTCGGATCGTGGGACTGGGATCTTGCGAGCGGCAGGATTCAGGGCAATGCGCGCTGGGCGCAGATGCTGGGTTATGACGAGGACGAGGCCGAGCATGACCTCAAGTCTCTGTCCAGGCTCACGCACCCGGACGACTGGGACGCCGTGCAGTCTGCGCTCGATGCGCATTTCCGGGGCGAACGCGACTATTACGAAGCCGACTACCGGGCGCGTCACCGCGACGGTCACTGGGTCTGGGTGCATAGCCGTGGCGAGATCATGGCACGCGACAAGAACGGCGACCCAGTGCGGATGGTTGGCACGCATCTGGACATTACAGAGCGCAAGCTGGCCGAAGCGCGCGAGCTCGATCTGCGGGCGCGGCTGTCCAAGCTGGTCGAGCAGGTGCCGGGGATGGTGTATCAGTATCTCGAACGCACCGACGGCACGTCCTGCTTTCCTTACGTCAGCCCCGGGGTTATCGACATCTATGGCATTTCGCCGGCTGAGGTCGAGGTATCGGCAGCAAGAGTCTTTGCCGTCATTCATCCGGACGATCTGCTGCGGGTGAAGGCCTCGATTCGCGACTCGGCCCGTCAGCTCTCCATCTGGCGCTGCGAGTATCGCGTCTGTACCGAAGACGGCAAGGTTCGCTGGCTGCTCGGGCATTCCAGCCCGGAGCGCACGCCCGAGGGCCATACACTGTGGCATGGCTACATTCAGGACGTGAGCGAAGCCCACGCAGCGGCCGACGCCCTGCGCCACAGCGAAGCGCGTCTGCGCCTCACCGTGGCCGCGGTTCGGGACGGCTTGTGGGAGTGGGATCTGGATAGTGGCGAAGCGCAATGGGATGCGCGCTGCTACAGCATGGCGGGATACGCCGAGGGCGCCATCGAGTCCACCCACGACGCGTTCATGGCGCTCGTTCACCCCAGGGACCGGGCGCGCATCAAGTCGAGTCTGTCCAATCAGATCCGCTTCAGGCCGGATGAGGTCGCCACCGAAGAGTTCCGTGTAAAGAAGGGATCGGGCGACTGGCTGTGGATCGAATGGCGGGGAAGCGTCGTCGAGCGTGAACACGGTGTCCCGAAAAAGATGATCGGCACCATTACCGATGTCACCCAGAGGGTGGCCGCCAACCAGTTCCGGCGTGCGCTGCTGGACCAGAATGCGGCGGCAATCGTGGTGTCCTCCCCTGACCGGTATGTGCTGTATGCCAATGAGCGCGCACACCAGATCTTTGCGCCGCCGGGGGAGATGCTGCAGGGGGTGGAGTTGCGCACCCTGCATGTCGACGATGCGTCGTGGCAGGCCATGGGCGGGTACGTCGACACGCTGCGTGCAAGCGGGTTTGCGCGCTTCGAGTATCCGCTGCGCGACGCCGACGGCAAGGCGCGCTGGTTCGACATGCATGGCACGGTGCTCGATCAGGAGCAGCCCGACAGCGAGATGCTGTGGACCCTGGTGGATATCACCGAACGAAAGGCCGCAGAAGCGGCGCTCATCACCGAGCGCACACGTCTGACCGCACTGCTCGAGCGCTTTCCCGGTGGCGTACTGCTGGAAGACTCGGCCGACCGGATCGTGATGGTCAACCAGGGCTTGTGCGAGCTGCTGTCGATTCCCTTGCCGTCGTCTTCGCTGGTGGGCATGACGCGGCAGTCGCTGGGCGAGCGCTTTCCCGAACTCGACCTGAGATGGCTGCAGCTCGAAGAGGGGGCGCACGTTGGGCTGGCACACACGATCGAAATCGACGCGGCGGGCAACCAGGCGTTTGAAGTCGATTGGGTGACGATCATGCATGGTGACGAGCGCCTCGGCCATGTATGGCTGGTGCGCGACATTACCGGGCGTAAGCTCTATGAAAGAAAGCTCGCCGCCCTGGCGGCCACGGACCCGCTGACCACGCTGCCCAACCGCCGCAGTTTCATGGCCGAGCTCGAACGCACGGTGGCCGAACAGCAGAGCGTGGACGACCGTCCGGGTGCCCTGTTGATGCTGGACATCGACCACTTCAAGCGGGTCAACGATACTTACGGTCATCCGGTAGGCGACCGCGTGCTCAAGCACCTGGCAGACGTGATCACCAAGGTGTTGCGGCGAGAGGATGTCGCCGGGCGCCTGGGGGGCGAGGAGTTTGCCGTCCTGCTGCGCGGTACGACGAACGAGACGTCCTTCGGCCTGGCCGAACGTTTGCGGTGGGCGGTATGCAATGCGCCGCTCGATTGCGACGATGGCCTGATCCAGATCACGATCAGTATCGGCCTGGCCGTGTTTGATGGCGCTCCGGCAGAGAGCATGCTATCGCGTGCCGACCAGGCCCTTTACGAAGCCAAGGAAGGCGGGCGTAACCGGGTGTGCATGTGGTCGGGGGGCGGGCGTCTATTGAGCGCCGGATAA
- a CDS encoding MATE family efflux transporter, which produces MDHRTVLRIALPVMLSNASTPLIGVVDTAIVGRIPDPAYIAAVALGALVFTFVFWGFGFLRMGTTGLTAQALGSGDTEELVAGLGRALLIAAVVGAALVGLQWPIREIAFALLEASDRTEGLARSYFDIRIWAAPATLANYALLGWFIGLGRTDIGLVLQLVLNIVNIALDAFFVLGLGLDVRGVALGTLFAEYFAALVGLAIAVRYMRRHGAQLRFGNLLVTERLKRTLAVNRDIMIRSLALIFVFVWFMAQGARYGDVTLAANAVLMQFVSISAYFLDGLAFAAEALVGRALGARDRAGFRAAVRVSTLWAVFVALLVSSVYFVAGPWVVDALTTDPETRAAARIYLPWAALAPLAGVLAFQLDGIFIGATRSIEMRNAMLFSTAVFVLAWWLLQPWGNHGLWAALYVNYVARTFSLGWYFPALARLD; this is translated from the coding sequence ATGGATCACCGGACTGTTCTCCGCATCGCCCTGCCGGTGATGCTCTCCAACGCGTCTACGCCGCTGATCGGCGTTGTCGACACGGCCATCGTCGGGCGCATTCCCGATCCCGCCTATATCGCAGCAGTGGCGCTGGGCGCACTGGTGTTCACTTTTGTGTTCTGGGGCTTCGGCTTCCTGCGCATGGGCACCACGGGCCTGACTGCGCAGGCGCTAGGCAGCGGCGATACCGAAGAGCTGGTGGCCGGGCTGGGGCGGGCCTTGCTGATCGCCGCGGTGGTCGGAGCTGCGCTGGTCGGCCTGCAGTGGCCGATACGCGAGATCGCCTTTGCGCTGCTCGAAGCCAGCGACAGGACCGAGGGCCTGGCGCGCAGCTATTTCGATATCCGCATCTGGGCCGCACCCGCCACCCTGGCCAACTATGCGCTGCTGGGCTGGTTCATCGGGCTGGGCCGCACCGACATCGGTCTGGTGCTGCAGCTGGTGCTGAACATCGTCAATATCGCGCTCGACGCCTTCTTCGTGCTCGGGCTGGGGCTCGACGTGCGCGGTGTGGCGCTCGGTACCCTGTTTGCCGAATACTTCGCCGCCTTGGTCGGGCTGGCGATCGCCGTGCGCTACATGCGCCGTCACGGCGCGCAGCTGCGTTTTGGCAATCTGCTGGTGACCGAGCGGCTGAAGCGCACGCTGGCGGTGAACCGCGACATCATGATCCGCTCGCTGGCGCTGATCTTCGTATTTGTCTGGTTCATGGCCCAGGGCGCACGCTATGGCGATGTCACGCTGGCTGCCAATGCAGTGCTGATGCAGTTCGTATCGATCAGCGCCTATTTTCTCGACGGGCTCGCCTTTGCTGCAGAGGCCCTGGTGGGGCGTGCGCTGGGTGCGCGCGACCGCGCCGGCTTCCGTGCGGCGGTCCGCGTCAGCACCCTGTGGGCGGTGTTCGTCGCCCTGCTGGTCAGTAGCGTCTACTTCGTTGCAGGGCCCTGGGTGGTGGATGCACTCACCACCGACCCGGAAACCCGTGCGGCGGCCCGCATCTATCTCCCGTGGGCGGCTCTCGCGCCGCTTGCGGGCGTACTGGCCTTCCAGCTCGACGGCATCTTCATCGGTGCCACGCGCAGCATCGAGATGCGCAACGCCATGCTGTTCTCGACCGCGGTCTTCGTGCTGGCCTGGTGGCTGTTGCAGCCCTGGGGCAATCACGGCCTGTGGGCTGCGCTCTATGTGAACTACGTGGCGCGCACGTTCTCGCTCGGCTGGTATTTCCCGGCGCTGGCGCGGCTCGACTGA